In Stieleria varia, one genomic interval encodes:
- the hisF gene encoding imidazole glycerol phosphate synthase subunit HisF, giving the protein MLAARVIPCLDVHDGRVVKGTNFVNLRDAGDPVEVARRYEAEGADELVFLDITASHEKREIILDVVRHTAEQVFMPLTVGGGVRTIEDVRSLLSAGCDKVSINSAACKDPDFVRRAADRFGSQCIVVNIDPKRVQRDGKEFWEVHINGGRTPTGLEAVAWAKEVEALGAGEIVLTSMDADGTCDGYDLPVTAAVSQAVSIPVVASGGAGHPKHLADAILKGHASAALAASIFHFGQFSIAETKQCMRDAGIPVRLDD; this is encoded by the coding sequence ATGCTTGCCGCTCGAGTCATTCCCTGTTTGGACGTACACGACGGACGGGTCGTCAAAGGCACCAATTTCGTGAACCTGCGTGACGCAGGGGATCCCGTTGAGGTGGCCCGACGCTATGAAGCCGAAGGCGCCGACGAGCTGGTGTTTCTGGACATCACTGCCAGCCATGAAAAACGCGAAATCATTCTGGACGTGGTTCGTCACACGGCGGAGCAGGTTTTCATGCCGCTGACCGTTGGTGGTGGGGTCCGTACCATTGAGGACGTTCGCTCGCTGCTCAGCGCCGGGTGCGACAAAGTGTCCATCAATTCAGCTGCGTGCAAAGATCCGGACTTCGTTCGGCGGGCGGCGGACCGTTTTGGCAGCCAATGCATCGTGGTGAACATCGACCCCAAGCGGGTTCAGCGTGATGGCAAGGAATTCTGGGAAGTCCACATCAATGGCGGGCGGACGCCCACGGGCCTGGAAGCGGTGGCGTGGGCCAAGGAGGTCGAAGCCCTGGGGGCGGGCGAGATCGTGTTGACCAGTATGGACGCCGACGGGACTTGCGACGGCTATGACTTGCCCGTGACGGCAGCGGTCAGTCAGGCGGTTTCGATCCCCGTGGTGGCCAGCGGCGGTGCCGGCCACCCTAAACATCTCGCCGATGCAATCTTGAAAGGACACGCCAGCGCGGCATTGGCGGCCAGCATCTTTCACTTCGGCCAGTTCTCCATCGCGGAAACCAAGCAATGCATGCGTGATGCGGGAATCCCCGTCCGGCTGGACGATTGA
- the purH gene encoding bifunctional phosphoribosylaminoimidazolecarboxamide formyltransferase/IMP cyclohydrolase encodes MSNIVPVRNALISVSDKLGLADLAAGLQRDGVTIYSTGGTRKHLEQSGVDVLDVAEYTGFPEMLDGRVKTLHPKVFGGILAIRDRDDHMDAIEDHDIVPFDLVIVNLYPFAATASRPGVSRAECVEQIDIGGPSLVRAAAKNHNDVAVATSPEQYGELLEQMDTAGGTTLAFRQQLAADAFDHTAAYDRAIADYMRGDTIAGEFPSSLHLALRRKTQLRYGENPHQRAAVYADPSVRSANLVSARQISGKELSYNNLLDLDSALDIVRGFARPAVSVMKHNNPCGAATDDRLSLACQKALDGDPLSAFGSVLGFNRTVDIETAERLCEPGLFIEAIVAPDFEAGAVGLLTTRPRWRENVRLMQVGILDALPPAIHRRFISGGMLVQDADRLSSAPLQWETVTETEVADATWDDISFAWEMVRHVKSNAIVLGKDTSLIGVGAGQMSRVDSVEIAIDKAGERSKGSVLASDAFFPFPDSIEAAAEAGIVAIVQPGGSRRDDEVIEACNNHGIPMVFTGRRHFKH; translated from the coding sequence GTGTCCAATATCGTCCCGGTTCGAAATGCCCTGATCAGTGTCAGCGACAAACTCGGTCTTGCCGATTTGGCCGCCGGCCTGCAGCGCGATGGCGTGACCATCTACAGCACGGGTGGAACCCGCAAGCACCTGGAACAATCGGGCGTCGACGTCCTGGATGTGGCGGAGTACACCGGATTTCCTGAGATGCTGGACGGTCGCGTGAAAACGCTGCACCCCAAAGTGTTCGGTGGAATCTTGGCCATCCGCGACCGCGATGATCACATGGACGCGATCGAAGATCATGACATCGTTCCGTTCGACTTGGTGATCGTCAATCTGTATCCCTTCGCCGCTACCGCTTCACGCCCCGGCGTCAGCCGAGCGGAATGTGTCGAACAAATCGATATCGGCGGTCCGAGTCTGGTCCGCGCCGCCGCCAAGAATCACAATGACGTTGCCGTGGCGACCAGCCCGGAGCAATACGGCGAGTTGCTGGAACAGATGGATACCGCCGGGGGAACGACTTTGGCGTTCCGCCAACAATTGGCTGCCGATGCGTTTGATCACACCGCCGCCTATGACCGGGCGATCGCCGACTACATGCGCGGCGACACGATTGCCGGTGAGTTTCCCTCTTCGTTGCACCTCGCTCTGCGACGAAAAACGCAACTGCGTTATGGCGAGAACCCACATCAACGGGCTGCCGTTTATGCGGACCCGAGCGTCCGTTCGGCAAATTTGGTTTCCGCCAGACAGATCAGCGGCAAAGAACTCTCGTACAACAACTTGCTAGATCTCGATTCGGCCCTGGATATCGTTCGAGGATTCGCGCGGCCTGCTGTTTCGGTGATGAAGCACAATAATCCTTGTGGCGCTGCGACCGACGATCGACTCTCGCTCGCTTGCCAAAAGGCACTCGATGGCGACCCGCTCAGCGCCTTCGGGTCCGTGCTCGGTTTCAATCGCACGGTCGATATCGAGACCGCGGAGCGTCTTTGCGAGCCAGGACTGTTTATCGAAGCCATCGTCGCGCCGGACTTTGAAGCCGGCGCTGTTGGATTGTTGACCACACGTCCGCGTTGGCGTGAAAACGTGCGATTGATGCAAGTCGGTATCTTGGACGCATTACCACCGGCGATTCATCGACGTTTCATCAGCGGTGGGATGTTGGTCCAAGACGCCGACCGGCTCAGCAGTGCACCGCTGCAATGGGAAACCGTCACAGAAACCGAAGTCGCCGATGCAACGTGGGACGACATCTCGTTCGCCTGGGAAATGGTTCGGCACGTCAAGAGCAACGCCATCGTACTGGGCAAGGACACGTCATTGATCGGCGTGGGTGCCGGACAAATGAGTCGTGTGGACAGCGTCGAGATCGCAATCGACAAGGCGGGAGAGCGATCCAAGGGATCCGTCTTGGCGTCGGACGCCTTCTTTCCGTTCCCCGATTCGATCGAAGCGGCTGCGGAGGCGGGAATCGTCGCCATCGTTCAGCCAGGCGGTTCGCGTCGCGACGACGAAGTCATCGAGGCATGCAACAACCACGGCATCCCGATGGTGTTCACCGGTCGTCGTCACTTCAAACACTGA
- the trpC gene encoding indole-3-glycerol phosphate synthase TrpC: MTILDDILVKTRQTIAADREHVSEFELSAAIADMAPCRDFHAALAAGDQVNLIAEVKRASPSAGLIRDDFDPVSIARQYVAGGASCISVLTDEPFFQGSLDYLRAVRKAVDIPLLRKDFIVDRYQLLQARAAGADCVLLIAECLSPSELKTLHEQAIELGLQTLIELFDPENLEAVIATGTSLIGINNRDLRTFTTTLQHTLDLCPGIPDDRLIVGESGIRTHDDLLTLQSGGVKAVLVGESLMRQDDIVQATKRLLGKSI; this comes from the coding sequence ATGACGATTCTGGATGACATTCTGGTCAAGACCCGGCAGACGATCGCTGCCGATCGAGAGCATGTCAGTGAGTTCGAGCTTTCAGCAGCGATTGCCGACATGGCCCCGTGTCGAGACTTTCACGCCGCCCTGGCGGCGGGCGACCAAGTCAACCTAATCGCCGAGGTCAAGCGAGCGAGCCCTTCGGCCGGATTGATTCGCGACGACTTTGACCCGGTCTCGATCGCACGGCAATACGTAGCAGGCGGAGCGTCATGCATCAGTGTGTTGACCGACGAACCGTTCTTTCAAGGTTCGCTGGATTACTTGAGAGCTGTTCGCAAGGCCGTCGACATTCCGCTGTTACGCAAGGATTTTATCGTCGACCGCTATCAACTGTTGCAAGCACGCGCCGCCGGCGCAGACTGTGTGCTGTTGATTGCGGAGTGTCTCAGCCCAAGTGAACTCAAAACGCTGCACGAACAAGCCATCGAACTTGGCTTGCAGACTTTGATTGAGTTGTTCGATCCTGAAAATCTGGAAGCGGTCATTGCCACGGGAACATCCCTCATCGGGATCAACAATCGCGACCTGCGAACCTTCACGACAACGTTGCAGCACACCTTGGACCTCTGCCCGGGTATCCCCGACGACCGATTGATCGTGGGCGAAAGCGGCATCCGCACGCACGACGACCTGCTAACCCTCCAGTCCGGCGGCGTCAAAGCCGTCCTGGTCGGCGAGTCCCTGATGCGTCAAGACGACATCGTCCAAGCAACAAAGCGACTGCTGGGTAAATCCATCTGA
- a CDS encoding FG-GAP-like repeat-containing protein, with translation MKNRHRQSRRLTIQGLERRQLLAASIFNEVEPNNNLNSAQPLGEAGEISLQGQSSVTYDRRSNTRSQDIDYFRFSLLEAQSVNFAMDAPFDGSERSLFGVSTSIFDAGSNQLIASFVTDRDQSSSDLDVASLASGSYVVEVALVNQTSSLFNFSSSFNYTLGIVGANSGPGTGQNNSISGITFNDANGNATRDANELGIANARMYLDSNGNGTLDASETSVLTDADGKFTFSSLADGTYTVRQVIANRQVQTLPASGFHSVSVAAGQAAANVLFGFQVRPGSTDPEDLFGQSDVLATGIPGARSIATGDFDGDGKNEVVVGGSDLYFIDTNGSVSLLGDGGSVANEIVTADIDQDGDLDLAVAFGSFVYWYENNGNAAFAEHRLDFGQNAYGIAVGDIDHDGDMDIAYAAQDSTFPRLYWIENTSTGSDTEFSGRKVIQGLTEGADPYDVEIADLDGDRKNEVILAIEKIDSNIVNISRYTYQGPGSFQRQNISSASTPARIEVANLQGNGSLDIVSSSAFAFGSAPAVYHWKNDGSGNFQKESASTSEKRSWGVATSDIDSDGDIDLAFGEFGSAGAIHWLENDGTGEFQQHTLPGTFRDIRDLAISDVTGDGKADILATLRDEGTVIVFVSQDGSAGAPEVTVRGNGANIVDGDSTPMLGDHTDFGSTPQGGSGVSRTYTVANDGNVVLNTSNLTLPTGFELIEGLDAEIGPGQSDTFTVQLNSSVVGIKSGTIRFETNDADENPFDFTVSGVVNSVGGPEIDVERSGVGNVTTHSFGNVTVGESVSQSFRVVNRGATALVVSQAFGLNGPFTIMPSNGGSSADDWSIAAGQSREFAVSFTPAIATSYSQTLTLTSNDADEASYQIGFSGAGVSVSTSAQGRLFIPDGLSGSAGSTQAVPVRFLVTDPNGVTVSGLDLAIEYDSTRFSVGNVRSGNALAGFALVANTETDGLIRVTMSADDGPRFAQSQEIALLEFDLTVKEDTDDGTFSINLLQTFDGGYTQVSDNGLIELDLSPLPSNASTDPVDGRFTVTNGFAVSGTTTTPTGFVVSFSSPVDMTTINLYDSRSGTLGAADVMLTGEATGEVRGTLVSSPDQKQLTFIATGGPLPADNYTATLRGGNNGFIDTAGRQLDGDANGTEGGNYVMGFQIGESSANEVVVGVPDFARGYGQEINLPGNSDPGFPVTISTGKNVTGVDFQLVFDPALLDISDFKTNIAGASAILNEVSPGVVRVTVSSASDFSTGAGPIELGRFMATVPTTAPYASKHVLRIDELNVEDSVPQPRPSRADSGVHIAAFVGDATGNGVYSSGDTTVLQRLIVGSGTGAVAYQAADPMILMDMNRGGTLTSGDATLVQRVIVGRTVSQVPALPDGLVRPEPNGPDPRLFIPRDLSVAANGTVTVPINLLVTEQNGISVSGMDFAVQYDESKFTLDTNSFRTGAMLGPGYSVVSNVETPGVIRVTLSKADGVELSFEALGTVFQFDLTAHSDAAPGESSINLLRNFEGTVTAIADNDVLDLVLDPAPSNADSDSVDGVISIISNDTQSPAVTSILRNAPTQETTSENTLSFLVQFSEDVTNVDAGDFQINGTTANATVTQDSASRYIVELTGGNLADLNGIVSLALAGSTDIVDTAGNPVKNDLPDFSQSFIVSNESLPTVNVTVSPASVAEDEAASLVFTFSQVGGSGSVTVNYAISGTASEGTDYTGTGTSVQVPANGSVNVIVNPTADASNEDDETVTLTITANEGVYNLGALNSATGTIQNDDQVIDPTSLAIAAVNASQREGDSGTTSLTFNVTRSGAIDGATTVSYTTSGLGSNPADASDFVGDSFPSGTVSFAAGETLKTITIPVSGDVIAEQNEQFAVSLSNASDNASIVTASAIGTIQDDDRPQMQTRILTPSSVASLHVIPGDSIPTAIIFQALETTTVTVMPIGSASATESIRILDENLQPIGEIFDGAFRATVMAGTLNAIVFEPQSMTRTFSVLSSAGIDALGGPGGTNVFQPTDTNGDGSTTALDALMVINGLSELRSAEGEQAPVANPLLDVNSDGNVSALDALLVINHLRDAGSVRRTEGETVASNAAPDESRQDLLDLALRDEDDWGDLGEQLELSLLAAEDQLF, from the coding sequence ATGAAGAATCGACACCGTCAATCTCGCCGCCTCACGATTCAAGGCCTAGAGCGACGCCAACTTCTGGCTGCAAGCATTTTTAATGAAGTCGAACCGAACAATAATCTCAATTCCGCACAACCGTTGGGCGAGGCTGGAGAGATTTCTCTACAGGGCCAGAGCAGTGTTACTTATGATCGACGCAGTAACACGCGTTCGCAAGACATCGACTACTTTCGGTTCAGCCTTTTGGAGGCACAGAGTGTCAACTTCGCGATGGACGCTCCGTTCGATGGGTCCGAGCGGAGTTTGTTCGGGGTCAGCACCTCGATTTTCGATGCTGGCAGCAACCAACTGATTGCATCATTTGTGACTGATCGCGACCAATCGTCGAGCGACCTGGATGTTGCATCGCTCGCGTCTGGATCATATGTGGTCGAGGTTGCGCTGGTAAACCAAACGAGCTCTCTTTTCAACTTCAGTTCATCGTTCAACTACACGCTTGGAATCGTCGGTGCGAACAGCGGGCCTGGCACAGGTCAGAACAATTCGATTTCGGGCATCACATTCAACGACGCCAACGGTAACGCCACACGTGATGCGAATGAACTGGGAATAGCGAATGCCCGGATGTATTTGGATTCCAACGGGAACGGTACGCTCGATGCAAGCGAAACAAGCGTTCTGACGGACGCTGATGGCAAGTTCACGTTTAGCTCGTTGGCGGATGGGACCTACACCGTCCGACAGGTGATCGCGAACCGCCAAGTCCAAACCCTTCCTGCCAGCGGATTCCACTCCGTCTCTGTGGCTGCCGGACAAGCAGCCGCAAACGTGCTGTTCGGATTCCAAGTGCGGCCAGGTTCTACAGATCCCGAGGATCTGTTCGGCCAATCAGATGTTCTGGCGACTGGGATTCCTGGTGCGAGATCGATTGCAACCGGAGATTTTGACGGAGATGGGAAGAACGAAGTTGTCGTGGGCGGTTCGGATTTGTACTTCATTGACACGAACGGGAGTGTTTCATTGCTGGGCGACGGCGGAAGCGTCGCAAACGAGATCGTTACGGCGGATATCGATCAAGACGGAGACTTGGACCTCGCCGTTGCTTTTGGAAGTTTTGTGTACTGGTACGAAAACAATGGAAACGCAGCGTTTGCCGAACACCGACTTGATTTTGGCCAAAACGCCTATGGAATTGCCGTTGGAGACATTGACCATGATGGCGACATGGACATTGCATACGCTGCCCAAGATTCAACGTTCCCTCGGCTGTATTGGATAGAAAACACTAGCACTGGTAGTGATACAGAATTCTCGGGCAGAAAGGTCATTCAGGGTTTGACCGAAGGTGCGGATCCATATGATGTTGAGATTGCCGATCTTGATGGAGACAGGAAGAACGAGGTCATACTTGCTATCGAGAAAATCGATTCTAACATCGTCAATATTTCAAGATACACATATCAGGGTCCGGGCAGTTTCCAAAGACAAAACATATCGTCTGCAAGCACACCGGCACGAATCGAGGTGGCTAATCTGCAAGGAAATGGATCACTCGATATTGTCTCGTCGTCGGCATTTGCGTTCGGCTCCGCTCCCGCGGTTTATCATTGGAAGAATGACGGTAGCGGCAACTTTCAGAAAGAATCCGCCAGCACAAGCGAAAAAAGATCATGGGGCGTAGCGACCAGCGACATTGATTCCGACGGCGACATCGACTTGGCATTTGGAGAATTTGGTTCGGCTGGAGCGATTCATTGGTTGGAGAACGATGGCACCGGTGAGTTTCAACAGCACACCTTACCGGGAACCTTTCGGGACATTCGGGACTTAGCCATCAGTGACGTAACCGGCGATGGCAAGGCTGATATCCTCGCGACGCTGCGCGATGAGGGAACTGTCATCGTGTTCGTTAGTCAGGATGGTTCAGCGGGTGCCCCGGAAGTCACCGTGAGAGGAAATGGAGCGAACATCGTTGACGGTGATTCAACACCGATGTTGGGTGATCACACTGATTTTGGCAGCACGCCGCAAGGTGGTTCTGGCGTCAGTCGAACGTATACGGTGGCCAATGATGGCAACGTCGTTTTGAACACGTCGAATCTAACATTGCCAACGGGGTTTGAATTGATCGAAGGTCTCGATGCGGAAATCGGCCCCGGGCAGTCTGATACCTTTACCGTTCAGTTGAACAGCTCGGTTGTCGGAATCAAGTCAGGAACGATTCGTTTTGAGACCAACGACGCCGACGAGAACCCTTTCGATTTTACCGTTTCGGGAGTGGTCAATTCGGTGGGCGGTCCGGAGATCGATGTTGAACGATCAGGAGTGGGGAATGTGACAACCCATTCCTTTGGTAACGTAACGGTTGGTGAATCAGTATCTCAGTCCTTCAGGGTGGTAAACCGCGGAGCGACGGCTCTGGTTGTGTCTCAGGCCTTCGGGTTAAATGGACCCTTTACGATCATGCCGAGCAATGGCGGGAGCTCAGCGGATGACTGGAGCATTGCCGCTGGGCAGAGCCGAGAGTTTGCCGTTTCTTTCACTCCCGCAATCGCAACTTCGTATTCGCAAACCTTGACGCTGACCAGCAACGACGCAGACGAAGCAAGCTACCAAATTGGGTTTAGTGGCGCCGGTGTCAGTGTTTCGACATCCGCTCAGGGTCGGCTCTTCATTCCGGATGGATTGAGCGGCTCGGCTGGGTCGACCCAAGCGGTTCCGGTTAGGTTTTTGGTGACCGATCCGAATGGCGTAACAGTCAGCGGTTTGGACTTGGCAATCGAGTACGACAGCACAAGATTCAGTGTCGGCAACGTTCGATCTGGGAACGCACTGGCAGGCTTCGCACTGGTTGCGAATACCGAAACGGATGGTTTGATCCGCGTCACAATGTCAGCGGACGACGGACCACGTTTTGCTCAATCACAGGAAATCGCGTTACTTGAGTTTGATTTGACGGTCAAGGAAGATACTGACGACGGCACGTTTTCGATCAATCTACTTCAAACATTCGATGGAGGTTATACGCAGGTGTCCGACAACGGACTCATTGAACTTGACCTGTCGCCGCTTCCAAGTAATGCGTCCACGGATCCGGTGGACGGGCGATTCACGGTCACCAATGGTTTCGCGGTCTCTGGCACGACCACAACCCCCACAGGTTTCGTCGTTTCGTTCAGTTCCCCGGTCGACATGACGACAATCAATCTGTACGACAGTCGCTCGGGAACGTTAGGGGCTGCTGACGTAATGCTGACCGGAGAGGCAACCGGCGAGGTGCGCGGCACGCTGGTTTCCAGCCCTGATCAAAAACAGCTGACATTCATCGCGACAGGAGGTCCGTTACCCGCAGATAACTACACCGCAACATTACGCGGTGGGAACAACGGATTTATCGATACTGCTGGGCGGCAACTCGATGGAGATGCAAATGGAACCGAAGGCGGAAACTACGTCATGGGTTTTCAGATCGGTGAATCGTCAGCGAACGAAGTGGTTGTGGGGGTCCCCGATTTTGCCCGTGGATACGGTCAAGAGATTAATTTGCCCGGAAACTCGGATCCTGGCTTTCCTGTCACCATCAGCACAGGAAAGAACGTCACGGGTGTTGATTTCCAATTGGTCTTTGATCCGGCACTGCTCGATATTTCTGACTTCAAAACCAACATAGCTGGAGCATCGGCAATTCTGAACGAAGTCTCACCGGGTGTGGTTCGCGTTACCGTCAGCAGTGCAAGTGATTTCAGCACGGGGGCCGGCCCGATCGAGCTTGGGCGATTCATGGCGACCGTCCCTACTACAGCTCCTTATGCATCCAAGCATGTACTTCGCATTGATGAGCTAAATGTTGAAGATAGTGTGCCGCAACCACGGCCCTCGAGAGCCGATAGCGGGGTTCACATTGCTGCATTCGTCGGTGATGCGACCGGCAATGGAGTTTACTCCAGCGGTGACACCACAGTGCTGCAGCGGCTCATTGTGGGAAGCGGAACAGGCGCCGTCGCTTACCAAGCGGCCGACCCAATGATCCTGATGGATATGAATCGCGGGGGAACGCTTACCAGCGGAGACGCAACGCTCGTGCAAAGAGTGATTGTGGGCAGGACTGTTTCTCAAGTTCCAGCGTTGCCAGACGGACTCGTTCGTCCGGAACCCAACGGACCGGACCCGCGACTATTCATTCCACGTGACCTTTCGGTTGCAGCGAACGGTACGGTTACCGTTCCGATCAACTTGCTGGTGACCGAACAGAATGGGATCTCAGTCTCCGGCATGGACTTCGCAGTGCAGTACGACGAATCAAAGTTCACCCTTGACACAAACAGCTTTCGGACGGGGGCCATGCTCGGGCCAGGCTACTCGGTGGTTTCCAACGTCGAAACCCCTGGAGTCATTCGAGTTACGTTGTCAAAGGCGGATGGTGTTGAACTTTCTTTTGAAGCATTAGGGACGGTCTTTCAGTTTGACTTGACCGCTCATTCCGATGCGGCCCCAGGCGAGTCATCGATTAATCTGCTCCGGAATTTTGAGGGAACCGTAACGGCGATTGCGGACAATGACGTCTTGGATTTGGTTCTCGATCCCGCGCCGTCCAACGCCGATAGTGATTCCGTGGATGGTGTGATTTCAATCATTTCCAATGACACTCAATCACCAGCGGTCACAAGCATTCTTCGCAATGCTCCCACTCAGGAGACAACGTCAGAAAACACGCTGTCGTTTTTGGTCCAGTTCAGCGAAGACGTTACCAACGTCGATGCGGGCGACTTTCAAATCAATGGCACAACGGCTAATGCAACGGTGACGCAAGACTCGGCCTCTCGTTACATCGTGGAGCTCACCGGCGGAAACCTTGCGGATTTGAACGGCATCGTCTCGCTCGCCTTGGCTGGCAGCACTGACATCGTCGACACCGCTGGAAATCCAGTTAAGAACGATTTACCAGATTTTTCTCAGTCATTTATCGTTAGCAACGAAAGTTTACCCACTGTCAATGTCACCGTGAGCCCCGCGTCGGTCGCAGAAGACGAAGCAGCAAGCCTAGTTTTCACGTTTTCTCAAGTTGGCGGCAGTGGTTCCGTAACCGTCAACTACGCCATCAGCGGCACTGCCAGCGAAGGGACGGATTACACGGGAACCGGAACGAGTGTCCAAGTCCCAGCGAACGGTTCGGTGAATGTGATTGTCAATCCAACTGCGGACGCTTCCAATGAAGATGACGAGACGGTCACTCTCACCATTACTGCTAATGAAGGCGTGTACAACCTTGGTGCATTGAACTCGGCCACGGGGACCATTCAGAATGACGACCAAGTGATTGACCCTACCTCTCTCGCGATTGCTGCTGTGAACGCTAGTCAGCGTGAAGGTGATAGCGGGACGACTAGCTTGACCTTCAACGTGACGCGAAGTGGTGCAATAGACGGCGCCACGACGGTCAGCTACACGACTTCAGGTTTGGGTTCCAATCCGGCTGACGCTAGTGATTTCGTGGGTGACTCTTTCCCGTCAGGAACGGTCTCCTTTGCTGCGGGAGAAACCCTCAAAACGATCACGATCCCCGTTTCTGGAGATGTGATCGCAGAACAAAACGAACAGTTTGCAGTATCGCTCAGCAACGCCAGCGATAATGCGTCCATTGTAACCGCGTCGGCGATTGGAACGATTCAAGATGACGATCGCCCGCAGATGCAAACGCGAATTCTGACACCCTCTTCGGTTGCGTCGCTGCATGTGATTCCCGGCGACAGCATCCCGACGGCAATCATCTTTCAAGCATTGGAGACAACGACGGTCACCGTCATGCCGATCGGCAGCGCATCGGCTACCGAATCGATTCGTATTCTCGACGAAAACCTGCAACCCATCGGTGAGATCTTCGATGGCGCGTTTCGTGCAACTGTGATGGCGGGCACGTTGAATGCCATTGTCTTTGAACCCCAGAGCATGACTCGAACATTCTCGGTCCTGTCGTCCGCAGGCATCGATGCACTCGGCGGCCCAGGCGGAACCAATGTGTTCCAACCGACCGATACGAATGGAGACGGATCAACGACCGCGCTCGACGCATTGATGGTGATCAATGGATTGAGTGAATTGCGGTCTGCGGAAGGCGAGCAGGCTCCCGTCGCTAACCCGCTGCTCGATGTGAACTCGGACGGCAATGTTTCGGCCCTGGATGCCCTACTGGTGATCAATCATCTCCGCGACGCTGGCTCCGTGCGTCGCACGGAAGGCGAAACTGTTGCATCAAATGCGGCGCCGGATGAGTCGAGGCAGGATCTGCTGGACTTGGCTCTCAGGGATGAAGACGATTGGGGTGACTTGGGCGAGCAGTTGGAACTGTCGCTCCTTGCCGCCGAGGACCAGCTCTTCTGA
- a CDS encoding RNA polymerase sigma factor, translating to MPLTSPSTSLSLIRRVQTNDPRSWERLVQIYGPLVYRWCRRRGIDRHDASDIMQDVFSAVSGSIDRFQSEQGQRSFRGWLYGITRFKMLDHFRQSMKRPDVIAGDVLDATLEANVDADPYLDDPAGDRIDAGIIIRQTLELIRQEFTDVTWKAFWRTAVDKQSAPDVAAELGLQPANVRQIKRRVMKRLRDELDGLEPGI from the coding sequence ATGCCGCTTACTTCTCCATCGACATCGCTCAGTCTGATTCGACGCGTGCAGACGAACGATCCCCGCTCCTGGGAACGTCTCGTGCAAATCTACGGGCCACTAGTCTACCGTTGGTGCCGTCGCCGAGGGATTGATCGTCATGATGCGTCAGACATTATGCAAGATGTGTTTTCGGCTGTTTCAGGGAGCATTGATCGGTTTCAGAGTGAACAAGGCCAACGTTCCTTTCGTGGTTGGCTGTACGGAATCACTCGCTTCAAAATGTTGGACCATTTTCGCCAGTCCATGAAACGCCCCGATGTGATCGCCGGCGATGTATTGGATGCAACGCTTGAGGCCAATGTTGATGCGGATCCCTATTTGGATGATCCAGCGGGCGATCGCATCGACGCCGGGATCATCATTCGACAAACGCTGGAATTGATCCGCCAGGAGTTCACCGACGTCACATGGAAGGCATTTTGGAGAACCGCCGTCGACAAGCAGTCGGCCCCGGACGTGGCAGCAGAGCTCGGTCTTCAGCCCGCGAATGTCCGCCAAATCAAACGCCGAGTGATGAAGCGGCTTCGAGATGAGCTCGACGGCCTCGAACCAGGTATTTGA